A single region of the Salicibibacter cibi genome encodes:
- a CDS encoding YutD family protein translates to MVQTHHQRFELVEESKSGWDEEAFLKRYSEILDKYDYIVGDWGHEQLRLRGFFHDNNKKASVDAKVSTIYDYLYEYCNFGCPYFIVKKVT, encoded by the coding sequence ATGGTCCAAACCCATCATCAACGGTTTGAGCTCGTCGAAGAATCAAAGTCCGGTTGGGATGAAGAGGCTTTTTTAAAGCGATATAGCGAAATCCTTGATAAGTATGACTACATTGTTGGCGACTGGGGACATGAGCAGTTGCGTCTTCGCGGTTTTTTTCATGACAACAACAAAAAAGCAAGCGTTGACGCCAAAGTAAGCACCATCTATGACTACCTGTATGAATACTGTAATTTCGGTTGCCCATATTTTATCGTGAAAAAAGTCACATAA
- the lipA gene encoding lipoyl synthase yields the protein MGKKEAHVRKPDWLKIKLNTNESYKGLKKMMREKKLHTVCEEARCPNIHECWAVRKTATFMILGDVCTRGCRFCAVKTGLPNELDWGEPERVAESVEQMGLKHVVITAVARDDLKDGGSRVYAETVRAVRRRNPLTTIEVLPSDMMGLHDNLQTLMEARPNILNHNIETVRRLTKKVRARATYDRSLEFLRYSKELHPDIPTKSSLMIGLGETPEEIEEVMDDLRAHDVDIMTIGQYLQPTKKHLDVQKYYTPEEFARFKEIAMQKGFRHCEAGPLVRSSYHADEQVNKAQVWQEAAKYQGNEASV from the coding sequence ATGGGGAAAAAAGAAGCGCATGTTCGCAAACCGGATTGGCTAAAAATAAAATTAAATACAAATGAATCCTATAAAGGCCTTAAGAAGATGATGCGCGAAAAGAAATTACATACGGTCTGTGAAGAAGCGCGCTGTCCAAATATTCATGAATGCTGGGCAGTAAGAAAAACGGCCACATTTATGATCCTCGGGGATGTATGCACGCGCGGGTGCCGATTTTGTGCGGTGAAAACCGGACTTCCCAATGAACTTGATTGGGGCGAGCCGGAACGAGTTGCCGAGTCCGTGGAACAAATGGGCTTGAAACACGTCGTTATTACGGCTGTTGCCCGTGATGACCTTAAAGACGGAGGTTCACGGGTGTACGCAGAAACAGTTCGCGCCGTCCGTCGCCGCAATCCGCTTACGACGATTGAAGTATTGCCTTCGGATATGATGGGGTTGCACGACAATTTACAAACGCTCATGGAGGCTCGCCCGAATATATTGAACCACAATATTGAAACGGTCCGGCGCTTAACGAAGAAAGTTCGTGCACGCGCGACGTATGATCGTTCTTTGGAATTTCTTCGCTATTCCAAGGAATTGCATCCCGATATTCCGACGAAATCAAGTCTTATGATCGGCCTCGGGGAAACGCCCGAAGAAATCGAAGAAGTCATGGATGATTTGCGTGCCCACGATGTGGATATTATGACGATCGGACAATATTTGCAGCCGACGAAGAAACATTTGGATGTGCAAAAATACTACACACCCGAGGAATTTGCGCGGTTTAAAGAAATTGCTATGCAAAAAGGGTTCCGTCATTGTGAGGCAGGACCCCTCGTTCGTTCTTCTTATCACGCCGATGAACAGGTTAATAAAGCACAGGTATGGCAAGAAGCCGCCAAATACCAAGGCAACGAGGCATCTGTGTGA
- a CDS encoding M23 family metallopeptidase, translating to MNKRTLPLLLLVISFSLTFLPEMDAAEDRDTVDVDHERMMIYKEMDGITHVPWYWLAAIDAHERGLNVARNDRSKNEGLIDIYYSPRDWVGALNPDLEDNDAARISVFGGVGLDGDDDGEANRQEDRDVLYTMARQISTYGYDDENIRIALWEHYQRDQAVRIISGHAQLFKEYGTIALDETAFPVPLEYNYTYHSTWGDTRGWGGKRIHEGTDIFAGHSTPVRATKYGVVELKGWNTYGGWRIGIRDLDNVYHYYAHLSSFAEGIDEGSIVEPGMEIGKVGSSGYGKPGTEGKFPPHLHYGLYRDNGYSEWSFDPFPFLNSWEKKERQKN from the coding sequence ATGAACAAACGAACGCTACCCCTCCTTTTACTCGTTATCAGCTTTTCACTAACATTTTTACCGGAAATGGATGCCGCTGAAGATAGGGATACCGTTGACGTTGATCATGAGCGGATGATGATTTACAAAGAAATGGATGGAATCACCCATGTTCCCTGGTATTGGCTTGCGGCCATCGATGCGCATGAACGCGGATTGAATGTAGCCCGTAACGATCGAAGCAAAAACGAAGGTCTGATTGATATCTACTATTCCCCGCGTGACTGGGTAGGAGCATTAAATCCGGATCTTGAAGATAATGACGCGGCGCGTATCAGCGTATTTGGCGGTGTTGGTCTTGACGGAGATGATGATGGAGAAGCAAATCGCCAAGAAGATCGGGATGTCCTGTACACAATGGCACGGCAAATTTCTACTTATGGTTATGATGATGAGAACATTCGCATCGCATTATGGGAGCATTATCAACGCGATCAAGCTGTTCGTATTATTAGTGGCCATGCGCAACTTTTCAAGGAATACGGAACGATTGCTTTGGATGAAACAGCTTTTCCCGTTCCTCTCGAATATAATTACACGTACCATAGTACATGGGGCGACACGCGAGGATGGGGAGGCAAAAGAATTCATGAAGGAACGGATATTTTTGCGGGCCATAGCACCCCCGTGCGGGCAACGAAGTACGGGGTCGTTGAATTAAAAGGGTGGAACACCTACGGCGGTTGGCGGATCGGCATTCGTGATTTAGATAATGTGTATCATTATTACGCCCATCTCAGCAGCTTTGCAGAAGGCATTGATGAAGGTAGCATTGTTGAGCCCGGGATGGAAATCGGAAAGGTCGGAAGCTCCGGCTATGGAAAACCCGGAACGGAAGGAAAATTTCCGCCCCACCTCCACTATGGGCTTTATCGGGACAACGGGTATTCCGAATGGTCGTTTGACCCGTTTCCATTCTTGAACTCCTGGGAAAAGAAAGAGCGGCAAAAGAATTGA
- a CDS encoding sodium-dependent transporter, which yields MQGREQWATRVGFMLAAVGSAVGLGNIWRFPYIAGEYGGASFLIVYLVCIFIIGLPTMIAEFSIGKRGQLDAVGSFSKTAPAKPWVIGGWLGVITSFLIVSFYAVITGWVLYYMFSYLTGSIQQVETGGVEEYFGGFTGDAILPVIWQLIVMAIIVGILYFGVQKGIELSSKIFMPLLAVVLLILAGYGLTLDGAGEGMSFLFVPDWSALGDPSLYLAAIGQAFFTLSLGMGIMVTYGGYLSKQTGNRLPSTATGIVLLDTLFAILVAVVIFTAVFTIGADTDQGPALIFVVLPEVFNQMAAGGTFFAVFFFFLVFIAGLSSAISLAEVSISFAIRQVKLTRKKAVLIVGGLITLLGIPSTLSQGGPLSDFTIAGLPFLDFIDVLTDSYFLPIGGLIVVLFVGWGWKSKAAFEEADFKNEAVAKTWLFLIRFVAPLMIIVILLANFFGIEA from the coding sequence ATGCAAGGGAGAGAACAATGGGCGACGCGTGTCGGTTTCATGCTAGCAGCTGTAGGCTCGGCCGTCGGTCTGGGGAACATATGGCGTTTCCCCTACATCGCCGGGGAGTATGGGGGCGCTTCTTTTTTAATCGTGTACCTCGTCTGTATTTTCATTATCGGTTTGCCTACAATGATTGCGGAGTTTTCCATTGGGAAACGGGGGCAACTTGATGCCGTTGGCTCATTTTCCAAAACCGCACCTGCTAAACCATGGGTCATTGGCGGTTGGCTGGGCGTTATCACGTCCTTTTTAATTGTCTCATTTTACGCTGTTATTACCGGTTGGGTTTTGTATTACATGTTCAGTTATTTAACGGGAAGCATACAGCAAGTGGAGACCGGGGGAGTCGAAGAATATTTCGGCGGGTTCACCGGAGATGCAATCCTCCCCGTGATTTGGCAATTGATTGTAATGGCTATTATTGTTGGTATTTTGTATTTCGGGGTTCAAAAAGGGATTGAACTTAGCAGTAAAATTTTCATGCCCTTGCTTGCCGTTGTCCTTTTGATTTTGGCAGGATACGGGCTAACATTGGATGGCGCAGGAGAGGGTATGTCATTTTTGTTCGTTCCCGACTGGAGCGCATTAGGCGATCCTTCCCTTTATCTGGCAGCTATCGGCCAGGCGTTTTTTACGCTATCCCTGGGAATGGGGATTATGGTCACATATGGCGGTTATCTCTCAAAACAAACAGGCAACCGTTTGCCGAGCACTGCAACGGGCATCGTGCTTCTGGACACGCTGTTCGCGATTTTGGTCGCAGTGGTGATTTTTACAGCTGTATTTACGATAGGCGCCGATACGGATCAAGGGCCGGCGTTAATCTTTGTCGTCTTGCCGGAAGTGTTTAATCAGATGGCGGCAGGCGGAACATTCTTTGCCGTATTTTTCTTCTTCCTTGTTTTTATCGCCGGATTGTCTTCGGCCATTTCATTGGCGGAAGTCAGCATATCGTTTGCGATACGGCAAGTGAAATTAACCAGAAAAAAAGCGGTGCTTATTGTCGGGGGTTTGATCACACTATTGGGGATTCCTTCAACGTTGAGCCAAGGCGGCCCGCTCAGTGATTTCACAATCGCCGGTCTGCCATTCCTTGATTTTATCGATGTTCTTACTGATAGCTATTTCCTTCCGATTGGCGGTTTAATTGTTGTTCTTTTCGTCGGCTGGGGATGGAAAAGCAAAGCGGCGTTTGAAGAAGCGGACTTTAAAAATGAGGCTGTGGCAAAGACATGGCTTTTCTTGATCCGGTTTGTCGCGCCGCTCATGATCATCGTTATTCTCCTTGCGAACTTTTTCGGTATCGAAGCATAG
- a CDS encoding Abi family protein: MVYGKRTNGLMKHLRDVHGISIEGSKNKKDLLNMGYYHGYKGYRFIKKSNDRIPYTDFDEIVAIYQFDVQLKTLFYPHIMFIETALKNHTLDTLIGYGQADFDYIYRQLLNDYKKHDVGSSKYRKAVKRKLDLRNAVNNSIAYHYNNKRDVIEHFFHTNKPIPLWAIFEIINFGDFGFFVMCLNEEVRKTIAQDLNVHSTNYNQNGRIVEDMIFLIKELRNSVAHNSVIFDCRFQKTSPPARLKGYIENETNISGITFENIIDYLVVTIFLLKNLGVSKAEIRKVIKQFSMESEKLRNAIPVNAHTSIMGSDMKTKLGKLRVFV, translated from the coding sequence ATGGTTTACGGGAAAAGAACAAATGGTTTGATGAAACATTTAAGGGACGTTCATGGAATATCGATTGAGGGAAGTAAAAATAAGAAAGATCTTTTAAATATGGGTTATTATCACGGTTATAAAGGTTATCGGTTTATAAAAAAATCAAATGACAGAATTCCATATACTGATTTTGATGAAATTGTTGCGATTTATCAATTCGATGTCCAACTGAAAACATTATTTTATCCACATATTATGTTTATAGAAACTGCTTTAAAAAACCATACGCTCGATACTTTGATCGGTTATGGGCAGGCTGATTTTGATTATATTTATCGACAGCTATTAAATGATTATAAAAAACATGATGTAGGTAGTTCAAAATACAGGAAAGCTGTAAAAAGGAAGCTAGACCTTCGTAATGCCGTTAACAATAGTATCGCTTATCATTATAATAATAAGCGTGATGTAATTGAGCACTTCTTTCATACAAATAAACCTATTCCTTTATGGGCAATTTTTGAGATCATTAACTTTGGTGACTTTGGATTCTTTGTCATGTGTTTAAATGAGGAAGTTCGAAAGACAATTGCACAGGATTTAAATGTGCATTCTACAAATTATAATCAAAATGGAAGAATCGTTGAAGATATGATATTTCTGATCAAAGAATTACGAAATTCAGTCGCTCACAATTCTGTTATATTTGATTGTCGGTTTCAAAAAACAAGTCCTCCAGCTAGATTAAAAGGATATATTGAGAATGAAACAAATATCTCAGGAATCACTTTCGAGAATATAATAGATTATCTTGTGGTAACCATTTTTTTATTGAAGAATTTAGGCGTTTCAAAAGCAGAGATAAGAAAAGTGATCAAGCAGTTTAGTATGGAATCAGAAAAATTGCGTAATGCTATTCCGGTTAACGCTCATACCTCAATTATGGGCTCAGACATGAAAACAAAGCTAGGGAAGTTAAGAGTGTTTGTTTAA
- the yunB gene encoding sporulation protein YunB, with the protein MALKLPSNGKKQRRGGPLPFRYVLLISFVIFIFLTAQGLYFIDQHVRPALMTIATIETQRISTQAINQAVSRDLTDQEHLDELVLMETTEDGDISSLAFDASIYNQVLEDAIDLIHSYLQEVESGMTEGELPSELEAEIEDAGVGRVEDGGIYNIPLGMATNNALLAQLGPQVPVSFSAVGDPHVDMEERIENVGINNTWLRIGLSIEMDIRVVIPFGTEQETATTFVPVGMVFVPGDVPDYYGEGGGMPIPAITPSGDEEGVEMQDPDAEIEETPSDEEDEANVP; encoded by the coding sequence ATGGCTTTAAAATTGCCGAGCAATGGAAAAAAACAGCGCAGGGGCGGTCCGCTCCCTTTTCGCTATGTTTTGCTTATTTCATTTGTGATTTTTATTTTTTTAACGGCACAAGGGCTCTATTTCATTGACCAACATGTTCGACCGGCTTTAATGACGATTGCTACTATCGAAACGCAGAGGATCTCAACGCAAGCGATCAATCAAGCAGTATCACGGGATTTGACGGATCAGGAACATCTGGATGAGCTTGTGTTGATGGAAACGACGGAAGACGGCGATATTTCATCTTTGGCTTTTGATGCATCTATCTATAATCAAGTCCTTGAAGATGCGATCGATCTCATTCATTCCTATTTGCAAGAAGTGGAATCGGGGATGACGGAAGGGGAACTCCCTAGTGAATTGGAAGCGGAGATTGAGGACGCGGGGGTTGGTCGTGTGGAAGACGGCGGGATTTACAATATTCCGCTCGGTATGGCGACAAATAACGCTTTGCTTGCACAGCTTGGCCCACAGGTGCCGGTCAGCTTTTCTGCCGTCGGTGATCCCCATGTGGACATGGAAGAACGGATAGAAAATGTTGGCATTAATAATACATGGTTGCGTATCGGCCTTTCCATTGAAATGGATATCCGTGTCGTGATCCCGTTTGGTACGGAACAAGAAACGGCAACCACATTCGTTCCGGTAGGGATGGTGTTCGTGCCCGGAGATGTGCCCGATTATTATGGTGAAGGCGGCGGAATGCCGATTCCGGCCATAACCCCGAGCGGAGATGAAGAAGGGGTGGAGATGCAGGACCCGGATGCCGAAATCGAGGAAACGCCTTCCGATGAGGAGGACGAAGCAAATGTTCCGTGA
- a CDS encoding dihydrofolate reductase, which yields MLSMMVAHDRDRGIGKNNAMPWHLPADLSFLKKNTVGKTIVMGRATFEAIGRPLPKRRNIVLTTQKDFEVEGIETVHAIETVISENDRADEEWVILGGSRVYEQAFPFVDRLYVTYIDESFEVDRFFPAFAQNDWELIWQEKGIKNDKNPYDYWFQIFERRN from the coding sequence ATGTTATCCATGATGGTTGCCCACGACCGGGACCGTGGAATTGGAAAAAACAATGCAATGCCTTGGCATTTGCCGGCAGATCTTTCTTTTTTAAAAAAAAATACAGTCGGCAAGACGATTGTGATGGGAAGAGCTACATTTGAAGCGATTGGGAGGCCATTGCCGAAGCGTAGGAACATCGTTTTAACGACGCAAAAAGATTTCGAAGTTGAAGGCATCGAAACGGTGCATGCGATTGAAACGGTTATTTCAGAAAATGACCGGGCAGATGAAGAATGGGTCATTCTCGGCGGGAGTCGCGTGTACGAACAAGCTTTTCCGTTTGTGGATCGGCTTTACGTTACTTATATTGATGAATCGTTTGAGGTGGATCGTTTTTTCCCCGCGTTTGCTCAAAATGACTGGGAGCTTATATGGCAAGAAAAAGGGATAAAAAATGATAAAAACCCGTATGACTATTGGTTTCAGATTTTTGAACGCAGGAATTAA
- a CDS encoding thymidylate synthase, which produces MSRSEQQYLDLLTDILENGDHKMDRTGTGTRSTFGRQMRFDLSEGFPLITTKRVPFSLIKSELLWFIKGDTNIRYLLKHNNNIWNEWAFQRYVESDDYQGPDMTDFGRRSLQDDEFRRRYEKEMNTFKQRILNEHAFAEKHGDLGNIYGRQWRTWKTSRGEMIDQLADVIEMIKKNPDSRRLIVSAWNPEDVPTMALPPCHTLFQFYVADGKLSCQLYQRSADMFLGVPFNIASYALLTQLIARECGLAVGTFVHTLGDAHLYQNHLEQARTQISREPRTLPTVSVSGRPQSIFDLEADDITLKDYEPHSAIRAPIAV; this is translated from the coding sequence ATGAGTCGAAGTGAACAGCAATACCTCGATCTTCTCACGGATATTCTTGAAAACGGGGATCACAAAATGGATCGGACAGGCACAGGCACGCGTTCGACCTTTGGCCGTCAAATGCGATTCGACTTGAGCGAAGGCTTTCCGTTGATCACGACAAAACGCGTTCCTTTTTCGTTAATTAAAAGTGAACTGTTGTGGTTTATAAAAGGGGACACCAACATTCGATACTTACTAAAGCATAATAATAATATTTGGAATGAGTGGGCGTTCCAACGTTATGTGGAAAGTGATGATTACCAAGGGCCGGATATGACGGATTTCGGCCGCCGTTCTTTGCAGGATGATGAATTTCGTAGGCGCTATGAAAAAGAAATGAACACGTTTAAACAACGCATCCTCAATGAACATGCTTTTGCCGAAAAGCATGGCGATCTGGGCAATATCTACGGCCGTCAGTGGCGCACTTGGAAAACGTCGAGAGGAGAAATGATTGATCAACTTGCAGATGTGATCGAGATGATTAAAAAGAATCCTGATTCCCGGCGTCTGATCGTTTCCGCCTGGAATCCCGAAGACGTTCCAACGATGGCTCTTCCACCTTGCCATACATTATTTCAATTCTATGTGGCAGACGGGAAACTTTCCTGTCAGCTATATCAGCGGAGCGCAGACATGTTTTTAGGCGTTCCATTCAACATTGCGAGTTACGCGCTTCTCACCCAGTTAATCGCCCGAGAATGCGGGCTTGCCGTCGGCACATTCGTCCATACGTTGGGAGATGCCCACCTTTATCAAAACCATCTCGAGCAAGCGCGAACCCAAATTTCACGCGAGCCGCGCACATTGCCGACTGTTTCTGTTTCCGGCCGGCCACAATCGATTTTCGACCTGGAGGCAGATGACATTACGTTAAAAGATTACGAGCCACATTCGGCGATTCGCGCACCAATCGCAGTATAA
- a CDS encoding YunC family protein: MLSMEPVNIDGVGFQVVTMKLPKTNFMAVTNDVGYIMCGALDVQLLNEKLADREIVAGRAVGVRTVDQLLEAPLESVTIAAEARGIHAGMSGREALLRMQE, encoded by the coding sequence ATGTTGAGTATGGAACCGGTGAATATTGATGGTGTAGGCTTTCAGGTGGTGACGATGAAACTGCCGAAAACGAATTTCATGGCGGTGACCAACGATGTTGGTTACATTATGTGCGGCGCTTTAGATGTGCAGTTGTTGAATGAAAAATTGGCCGATCGTGAAATTGTTGCGGGCCGAGCGGTTGGTGTGCGAACGGTGGACCAACTGTTGGAGGCTCCTTTGGAATCGGTGACGATTGCAGCTGAAGCCCGGGGCATTCACGCAGGGATGAGTGGTCGTGAAGCTTTGTTAAGGATGCAGGAATGA
- a CDS encoding bifunctional metallophosphatase/5'-nucleotidase: MVEQKQLYIYHTNDLHSQLNQWPKIVHYLEQQKQHHLSRGEHALFFDIGDHADRVNPITEATLGRGNIDVINASPIQYATIGNNEGVTFAKNTLEHLYLPANFDVLLSNLYNEQGELPSWAKPAMTVKTHGLVIGMIGLTASFYPFYYAMGWDIQDPLMILDEELPMIREQADIVVLLSHLGLFRDEQIAASRDIDVILGSHTHHRLDPAPVVNDTLIAQAGKLGTHVGKIQLTYDTGKKEMAEASGTLVSLGRDAPKAGHITKKLQELQTEADRNLNEVVANREEPLAVSWTEPSAFSTFLARQLRSWCRTEIAMVHSGLLLASLREGNVTKHDLHRLCPHPINPCVVHVKGHQLTEAIHQSFTEKMIHLPLKGYGFRGHKLGRLAFAGLDVDVEKSTTGFYRVNGVYFKDRKIDENEDYEVATADMLTFGTLYPSIAAAKDKRYFTPEFIRDLITWGLKNENPV, translated from the coding sequence ATGGTCGAACAAAAACAACTGTACATTTATCATACGAACGATTTGCATAGCCAGCTGAACCAATGGCCGAAAATCGTGCATTATCTGGAACAACAAAAACAGCATCACCTATCGCGTGGAGAACATGCTTTGTTTTTTGATATCGGCGATCATGCCGATCGAGTGAATCCAATAACAGAAGCGACGTTGGGGAGAGGGAATATCGATGTGATTAATGCCTCTCCCATTCAATATGCAACGATAGGGAATAACGAAGGGGTTACATTTGCGAAAAATACATTGGAACATCTGTACTTGCCTGCCAATTTTGATGTCCTTCTGAGCAATTTATATAATGAACAAGGGGAGCTGCCATCATGGGCCAAGCCGGCCATGACGGTGAAAACGCATGGCCTTGTCATCGGAATGATCGGGCTGACAGCTTCCTTTTACCCTTTTTATTATGCAATGGGCTGGGATATCCAAGACCCGCTTATGATTTTGGACGAAGAATTGCCGATGATCCGGGAACAGGCGGATATCGTCGTACTCCTTTCCCACCTGGGGTTATTTCGTGATGAACAAATCGCTGCTTCCCGTGATATTGATGTTATTCTGGGATCGCATACCCACCATCGCTTAGACCCCGCTCCTGTGGTTAACGATACGCTGATTGCACAAGCCGGTAAGTTAGGCACGCATGTAGGAAAAATACAGCTCACGTATGACACCGGGAAAAAAGAAATGGCCGAGGCTTCCGGAACGCTTGTATCCTTGGGAAGGGATGCCCCAAAGGCAGGGCATATCACAAAGAAATTGCAGGAATTGCAAACGGAAGCGGATCGAAACCTAAATGAAGTGGTTGCGAACCGGGAAGAACCGCTTGCCGTATCATGGACCGAACCGTCCGCTTTTTCCACATTCCTCGCCCGGCAATTAAGAAGTTGGTGTCGGACGGAGATCGCTATGGTCCATTCGGGCTTGCTGTTGGCATCGTTACGGGAAGGCAATGTCACAAAACATGATCTGCACCGACTTTGCCCTCATCCGATCAACCCTTGTGTCGTCCATGTCAAAGGGCATCAACTTACGGAAGCCATTCATCAATCGTTTACGGAAAAAATGATTCATCTCCCATTAAAAGGGTACGGTTTTCGTGGGCATAAACTTGGCCGTTTAGCGTTTGCGGGGTTGGACGTTGATGTTGAAAAGTCAACGACAGGCTTCTATCGAGTGAACGGGGTTTATTTCAAAGACAGGAAAATTGATGAAAACGAAGATTATGAAGTGGCTACGGCTGATATGTTAACCTTTGGTACATTATATCCTTCGATTGCCGCAGCTAAAGATAAACGTTACTTCACACCGGAATTTATCCGAGATCTCATTACTTGGGGCTTGAAAAATGAAAATCCGGTCTAA
- the sufB gene encoding Fe-S cluster assembly protein SufB, producing the protein MAKKMPELEEYQYGFHDKDVSVYRSERGLTEDIVRDISKMKEEPEWMLEYRLKALEQFYKKPMPQWGGDLSELNFDDITYYVKPSERTEKSWDEVPEEIKNTFDKLGIPEAEQKYLAGVSAQYESEVVYHNMQEDLEEQGIIFKDTDTALKENEDLFRKHFGTVIPPSDNKFSALNAAVWSGGSFIYMPKGVKADSPLQAYFRINSENMGQFERTLIIADEGSSVHYVEGCTAPIFSTDSLHSAVVEIIVKKDAYCRYTTIQNWAPNIYNLVTKRATADENATMEWVDGNLGSKLTMKYPSILMKGEGARGNVLSIAIAGKNQHQDAGAKAYHLAPNCSSTLVSKSISKHGGKVSYRGLSHFGRKAQGSKSKIECDTLIMDKDSTSDTIPYNEIMSDDIALEHEATVSKVSEEQLFYLMSRGLNEEEATEMIVMGFIEPFTKELPMEYAVEMNRLIRFEMEGSIG; encoded by the coding sequence ATGGCAAAGAAAATGCCTGAACTAGAAGAATACCAATACGGTTTTCATGATAAGGATGTTTCTGTATACCGTTCAGAACGTGGCCTGACTGAAGATATTGTAAGGGATATCTCCAAGATGAAAGAAGAGCCGGAATGGATGCTTGAATACCGGTTGAAAGCATTGGAGCAATTTTATAAAAAGCCGATGCCTCAATGGGGCGGTGACCTGTCAGAACTGAACTTCGATGACATTACGTATTACGTGAAGCCGTCGGAACGCACGGAAAAATCTTGGGATGAAGTTCCGGAAGAGATAAAAAACACGTTCGACAAATTGGGCATTCCGGAAGCAGAACAAAAATATTTGGCCGGTGTTTCCGCTCAATATGAATCCGAAGTTGTTTACCATAACATGCAGGAAGACCTTGAAGAACAAGGGATCATTTTTAAAGATACAGACACGGCGTTAAAAGAAAACGAAGATCTTTTCCGCAAACACTTCGGAACGGTCATACCGCCAAGTGATAACAAATTTTCAGCCTTAAATGCAGCGGTATGGTCCGGCGGTTCGTTTATCTACATGCCAAAAGGTGTAAAAGCCGATTCGCCGCTTCAGGCGTATTTCCGTATCAACTCCGAAAATATGGGACAATTTGAGCGTACGCTGATTATTGCCGATGAGGGAAGCTCCGTGCATTACGTTGAAGGTTGCACTGCGCCTATTTTTTCAACGGATTCCCTTCATAGTGCAGTAGTTGAGATCATCGTGAAAAAAGATGCTTATTGCCGCTATACAACGATCCAGAATTGGGCACCAAACATTTACAACCTTGTAACGAAACGTGCCACCGCTGATGAAAACGCGACGATGGAATGGGTTGATGGAAACCTTGGTTCTAAGCTAACGATGAAATATCCTTCGATCCTCATGAAAGGCGAAGGGGCGCGTGGCAATGTTCTTTCCATTGCTATTGCTGGGAAAAATCAACACCAAGATGCAGGCGCTAAGGCGTACCATTTGGCACCAAATTGTTCGTCAACGCTTGTTTCCAAATCGATTTCCAAGCATGGCGGAAAAGTTTCGTATCGCGGACTTTCCCACTTCGGACGTAAAGCGCAAGGATCGAAATCCAAGATTGAATGCGACACGTTGATTATGGATAAAGATTCTACGTCAGACACGATTCCGTACAATGAGATCATGAGCGATGATATCGCACTCGAACACGAAGCAACGGTATCAAAAGTATCCGAAGAACAACTCTTCTATTTGATGAGCCGTGGCTTGAACGAGGAAGAAGCGACAGAAATGATCGTCATGGGCTTCATTGAACCGTTCACAAAAGAGCTGCCGATGGAATATGCCGTCGAAATGAACCGTTTGATTAGGTTTGAGATGGAAGGTTCGATCGGTTAA
- the sufU gene encoding Fe-S cluster assembly sulfur transfer protein SufU: MQNNNLDALYRQVIMDHYKHPRNRGEMTADALTVNMNNPSCGDKIQLHLKVDDGVVNDASFTGEGCSISLSSASMMTETVKGKTIAEALELSDIFSEMVQGNDYDDEKYELGDIEALQGVTKFPARIKCATLAWKAMEKGLDKE, encoded by the coding sequence ATGCAGAATAATAATCTTGATGCGCTGTATCGACAAGTAATCATGGATCATTATAAACACCCACGCAATCGCGGCGAAATGACTGCTGATGCGCTGACGGTCAATATGAATAACCCTTCCTGCGGGGATAAAATACAACTGCACCTGAAAGTGGATGACGGTGTTGTAAATGATGCATCATTCACCGGGGAAGGATGTTCCATTAGTCTTTCGTCAGCATCAATGATGACCGAGACAGTTAAAGGCAAAACGATTGCGGAAGCACTGGAGCTATCCGATATATTTTCGGAGATGGTTCAGGGGAACGATTATGATGATGAAAAATATGAACTTGGCGATATTGAAGCGTTGCAAGGCGTTACAAAGTTTCCTGCCCGCATTAAATGCGCAACATTAGCCTGGAAGGCAATGGAAAAAGGGTTAGATAAAGAATGA